Below is a window of Candidatus Caldatribacterium sp. DNA.
CGACAAGAGGGGAAGGAAGGATGACGTCCTACATTTACGGAAGGCATCCTGTCTTTGAGGCTCTTCGAGCCAAAAAGAGAGCATTCGAGCGTTTGTTCCTTGGGAAGAATGCCCAGGGAGATATTATCCGGCGGATTGAAGGCCTTGCCCAGAGTCTTGGTGTGCCTGTGGAACGGGTCGATCGAGAGGTTCTTGAAGGACTCGTGGGGAAAGACGCAGTGCACCAGGGGGTTGTGCTCCTCTGTGGGGAGAAAGCCGCGCCCTCCTGGAAGGAGCTCCTCAAAAGAACTCGAGAGCACAAAGACGCCCTGGTTCTCTTCGTCGATCGGGTGGAAGACCCCCGGAACCTCGGAGCCATCATTCGCACCGCGGCCTTCTTTGGGGTGGACGGAATCGTGGTGAGCAAGGCTCGCTCGGCTCCCCTTGATTCTCGGGTCGTCAAGGCTTCAGCCGGGGGAATCGAGGTAAGCGATGTTCTCCAGGTAAACAATTTCACCGAAGTGGTTCGGGCATTTAAAGAGGGAGGATTCGTCATTGTCGGTCTTGAGGGAGACGGGGAGATTAGCCTCTGGGAGTTCGATCCCGGTCCTTTCCCGGTGGGGCTTGTGGTGGGTGGAGAGAACGAGGGTATCCGAAAGATTGTCCGCTCCATGTGCGATGCAGTGGTGCGAATCCCGGGAAGCGGTGCTGTGTCCTCACTCAACGTTTCCGTTGCCGCTGGAATTGCCATTGCGGTGATGCTCCAAAGGAGGAGGAAACATGGTCCGCAAGGGTGACATCATTGAAGGTCCAGTTATCGACTTTGCTCTCCCTGAGTGCCACGGTGTCCTGAAAAAGGACGGCTTCGTGGTTTTCGTCCCTCTGGTCCTGAAGGATGAATTCTGCCGGGTGGAGGTTGAAAGGGTAAAGCGGAGTTTCGCCCTTGGGAGAGCTCTTGAGGTGCTTGAGGTGTCTCCGTACCGGGTTACGCCACCCTGTCCCCATTTCTCCGAGGGTTGTGGGGGTTGTCAGCTCCAGTTCGTCGAGTACGGGGAACAGGTGCGCCTGAAGCGGGAGCATGCTCTATCTGTCCTTGAGCGCATCGGAAAGGTTGATCTCGGGAAGGTCCTCCTTGAGGAGTTCACCCCTTCGCCGCAGCCCTTTGGGTACCGGAACAAAATGGAGTTCACCTTTGGGGAGCGGAATGGGGAACTTGCCCTCGGCCTTCGTCCGGCAAACCGCTACTGGGATGTGGTGGACCTGAGAACGTGCCTCCTCATGGAGAGAGAGCTCGTGGAGCGAATCCTTTCCTTTTTCCGGGAGTACGGCAAGCGCCACGGCATTCCAGGATACGATCCGGTGCAGAAGACAGGGGTTCTGCGGAATCTCTTAGTGCGGCGAAGCGGCACAACTTGTGACC
It encodes the following:
- the rlmB gene encoding 23S rRNA (guanosine(2251)-2'-O)-methyltransferase RlmB, yielding MTSYIYGRHPVFEALRAKKRAFERLFLGKNAQGDIIRRIEGLAQSLGVPVERVDREVLEGLVGKDAVHQGVVLLCGEKAAPSWKELLKRTREHKDALVLFVDRVEDPRNLGAIIRTAAFFGVDGIVVSKARSAPLDSRVVKASAGGIEVSDVLQVNNFTEVVRAFKEGGFVIVGLEGDGEISLWEFDPGPFPVGLVVGGENEGIRKIVRSMCDAVVRIPGSGAVSSLNVSVAAGIAIAVMLQRRRKHGPQG